The region TCTGCAAATGCTACAACAAAGACCAGTGAAACGAATCACACCTCAAGGTATTTGAAACTAGAGTGAAATACCACGTCGCTGCCCTGAATCACCTGCTCATAATCAAGAGTCAGGGGTGGTTTTGTGCCTGTGGGTTTGTAGGCTAAGAAGGGGTGGGGTGAAGAgctggcgggggggggcggggaaccGTTAACTTTCAAAATACATGCACATGTCAGGGGTGGTTTTGTGCTGTGGGGTTGGTGGGCTaggaggggggggggggaggggcgggggggggggggcggggaaccGTTAACTTTCAAAATACATGCACATAGATGTGAGCTGCTTTTATATCACTGAGTCCGAAACAGGAGAAAGATAAATTGATCATAATTTTGCAGTGGTCCGAAGCTTGGCTAACGGATGGCGGTTTCGTTTCTTGCTACGCTTAGTCGGCAGATTTGGTAGTAAGCGCTGGTATCCGTGCTGGCGTTTTAGATTCATTGCCACAGCGACGCATGCAGtctgtgtgtgtggcggggtgaTGTTGGGCCAGAAGTCCTTTGCATCCGTAGCCGATTTCACGGGCTCTTCCCCTGTGGTGTTGCTTTCAGGCCCCGGCTGAAAAATGTGGACAGGAGCACTGCACAGCAGTTGGCAGTAACTGTGGGCAACGTCACCGTCATTATCACAGACTTTAAGGAAAAGACTCGCTCCTCCTCGACCTCCTCATCCACAGTGACCTCCAGTGCAGGGTCAGAACAGCAGAACCAGAGCAGCTCGGGGTCGGAGAGCACAGACAAGGGTTCCTCCCGTTCCTCCACGCCAAAGGGCGACATGTCGGCAGTAAATGATGAATCTTTCTGAAATTGCACATGGAGTTGTGAAAACTATGAATCAGGGTATGAAATTCACATCCTCCACCTGCCCATGCCGCTTGTACCCCTGGAGAATCTTCTGTGGACATCGACCTCTTAGTGATGCTGCCAGGATAATTTCTGCTTGCCATGGGCATCTGGCCCCCAAGGAATTTCGCACCCTGACGATTACTCTTGACACTTTTATGTATTCCATTGTTTTATATGATTTTCCTAACAATCATTTATAATTGGATGTGCTCCTGAATctactttttatataaaaaaaaaaatctgctgtgcACAATTTTCCATGTACATTAcaactggtttttgtttttgttttgttgggggggagtggggtgggatggggagggagcttttatttattgtgttcaCAGACTCCATCCTTTCAGCATATCCTTTTAAGTTTAGTTCTTTCTTCCAGTTATACTATGTACTATCAGTTTtgatataactatatatatataaatataaaattatatataaagggTTATTTGAAACCAATCCATGGCAACGCTGGTGCTTGATACACTGTGAAGTGAATACAGCATTGAACAGTTACAGATCTGGGACGGTCCCTTCTATGAAAGTGCTGAAATTAAGTTAAAATCAGTCTTACGTGAAGTATGTTCCAACCCACGTGGGAACTTGACTCTCTCATCTGTCTAAAGAGTACTGGacgatagaaaaatatatatatttttgaaacaatGTGATCTCAAATTAAAGACTGCTCCAGATAGCCTGCATTTGCGATGGAATAACTGACAAATCACAAGTGGTTTAGTTGGGAGGGCTTTGATCAGTCAAAAGTAACGACGAAACTAGCTCCAGAATGCCAAGTATTCGTGTAAATTACGGTTACATGTTAACATTGCTGTTCTTACATAAGCATTCATGAAAATATGGTATTCTGTAACTCGAATTCCATCCATTTTCCAGACCTCTACTCATGTCTGAGGTAGATTGATAAATTGTCTCTTAGTTTTAGGATTCAAACTGTGTAATCTGTATTTTTGGTCCATACAAGAAGCAAATC is a window of Physeter macrocephalus isolate SW-GA chromosome 18, ASM283717v5, whole genome shotgun sequence DNA encoding:
- the RYBP gene encoding RING1 and YY1-binding protein isoform X2, which encodes MFWCSGPSDDRGRKPRINSQLVAQQVAQQYATPPPPKKEKKEKVEKQDKEKPEKDKEISPSVTKKNTNKKTKPKSDILKDPPSEANSIQSANATTKTSETNHTSRPRLKNVDRSTAQQLAVTVGNVTVIITDFKEKTRSSSTSSSTVTSSAGSEQQNQSSSGSESTDKGSSRSSTPKGDMSAVNDESF